One stretch of Ananas comosus cultivar F153 linkage group 6, ASM154086v1, whole genome shotgun sequence DNA includes these proteins:
- the LOC109712059 gene encoding uncharacterized protein At5g39570-like, which translates to MASFWSGGGARDRDVDDVDDFDEYDPTPYGGGYDLALTYGRPLPPSDESCYPLSTSSSSSVDYERPHYSSGSVPSAYGGGDEDDRYGRPRPKPQPAYGFRPQQEEEGGGGDYGYGGGGRPQPKPEYGYGGRPSEEAGYGHGSGYGKPKREDESSYGYGYGQEKPKPYGGYDGSKYQSGGEYGYQKSEEQTYGGGSYGYGAKPSYEKPQSGGEYGYQKSEHTYGGSGYGSSEGYGYGAKPSYERPQSGGDYGYQKSEVETYGGSGYGASEGFGYSAKPSYEKPSYAGHVEESGKYQKPSYYSQEQEEGYSRPKYGDDLDEEKKSRHQKHHHRRHHNYDDE; encoded by the coding sequence ATGGCGTCCTTTTGGAGCGGAGGAGGCGCCCGCGACCGCGATGTCGACGACGTCGACGACTTCGACGAGTACGACCCCACCCCCTACGGCGGCGGCTACGACCTCGCCCTCACCTACGGccgccccctccccccctccgACGAATCCTGCTACCCTCTCTCgacgtcctcctcctcctccgtcgacTACGAGAGGCCCCACTACTCCTCCGGCTCCGTCCCCTCCGCctacggcggcggcgacgaggaCGACCGCTACGGCCGCCCCCGCCCCAAGCCCCAACCCGCCTACGGATTCCGCCCCCAgcaggaggaggaaggaggaggcggCGATTACGGCTACGGCGGTGGCGGTCGTCCCCAGCCGAAGCCCGAGTATGGCTACGGTGGTAGGCCGAGCGAGGAGGCGGGGTACGGGCATGGATCTGGGTATGGGAAACCTAAGAGAGAGGACGAATCGTCGTATGGGTATGGGTATGGGCAGGAGAAGCCGAAACCCTACGGCGGTTATGACGGGAGCAAGTATCAGAGCGGTGGGGAGTACGGGTACCAGAAGAGTGAGGAGCAAACTTATGGTGGTGGTAGCTATGGATATGGGGCGAAACCTAGCTATGAGAAGCCCCAGAGCGGTGGGGAGTATGGGTACCAGAAGAGTGAGCACACTTATGGTGGTAGTGGATATGGAAGTAGTGAAGGGTATGGGTATGGAGCGAAACCTAGCTATGAGAGGCCTCAGAGTGGTGGAGATTATGGGTATCAGAAGAGTGAGGTGGAAACTTATGGTGGTAGTGGCTATGGGGCTAGTGAAGGGTTTGGGTATTCGGCGAAACCTAGCTATGAGAAGCCCTCTTATGCAGGGCATGTGGAGGAGAGTGGTAAGTACCAGAAGCCGAGTTACTATAGCCAGGAGCAAGAGGAAGGGTATAGCCGCCCGAAATAT